Proteins from one Hemibagrus wyckioides isolate EC202008001 linkage group LG16, SWU_Hwy_1.0, whole genome shotgun sequence genomic window:
- the plk2a gene encoding serine/threonine-protein kinase PLK2, which yields MDILRTIAHQPVSNNKMCEHTHNKPTETRRGKVEDSAHATQEMSRIISDCTTGKCYCRGKVLGKGGFAKCYEFTDLSTGKVYAVKIIPHTRVSKPHQREKIDREIELHRALHHKHIVQFYYHFEDKDNIYILLEHCSRRSLAHILKARKVLTEPEVRYYLRQIISGLKYLHEQDILHRDLKLGNFFINEAMELKIGDFGLAAKLEPVENRRRTICGTPNYLSPEVLNKQGHGCESDVWALGCVMYTMLLGRPPFETTNLKETYRCIREARYTMPSTLSPQAKHLISIMLAKSPEDRPRLDDILHHDFFSQGFTPERLSVSCCHTAPDLQHTSPARSFFKKAAAALFGGKKDKAKYFETLNKLTKEEEDIHRLRNDLRKASISNQPCRQAAEDSKPPLPSTGKPVVTAKEGGNKQQIRDTIRMIVRGTLGSCSSSSECLEDSTMGTVADTVARVLRGCLENMPEANDISKESLNCSFQWVTKWVDYSNKYGFGYQLSDHTVGVLFNNGTHMSLLSDKKTVHYYAELGQCTVFSTSEAPEQFVSQVTVLKYFAHYMEENLMDGGDLPNVLDVSKPRLYLLQWLKSDRALMMLFNDGTFQVNFYHDHTKIILCSQNEEYLLTYINEERVSTTLRLSTLLCCGCSSDLRSRMEYALNMLLQRCN from the exons ATGGACATTCTCAGGACTATAGCTCATCAACCTGTAAGCAACAACAAAATGTGCGAGCACACACATAACAAACCGACTGAGACGAGGCGTGGGAAAGTGGAGGACAGTGCGCACGCGACGCAGGAGATGTCGCGGATCATCTCTGACTGCACGACAGGAAAATGCTATTGTAGAGGAAAAGTTCTCGGCAAG GGTGGCTTTGCCAAATGTTATGAATTTACAGATCTGAGTACAGGCAAAGTGTATGCTGTGAAAATTATTCCACACACGCGCGTCTCCAAACCTCACCAAAGAGAAAAG ATTGACAGAGAAATTGAACTGCACAGAGCCCTTCACCACAAACACATTGTCCAGTTTTACTACCACTTCGAAGACAAGGACAATATCTACATCCTTCTCGAGCACTGCAGCAGACGA TCATTGGCACATATTCTGAAAGCCCGCAAGGTGCTCACAGAGCCAGAGGTTAGGTACTACCTAAGACAGATCATCTCAGGATTGAAGTACCTCCATGAACAGGATATCCTCCACAGAGACCTTAAATTAG GTAACTTCTTCATTAATGAGGCAATGGAGTTGAAGATAGGGGACTTTGGTCTGGCAGCTAAGCTAGAACCAGTTGAAAACCGGAGAAGAACAATATGCGGAACCCCAAACTACCTGTCTCCTGAAGTCCTTAACAAGCAAGGCCACGGCTGTGAATCAGATGTTTGGGCTCTTGGCTGTGTCAT GTACACAATGCTGTTGGGCAGACCGCCATTTGAAACCACCAATCTGAAAGAGACATACCGATGCATAAGGGAAGCGAGATACACCATGCCTTCTACGCTGTCTCCACAAGCCAAACATCTCATTAGCATCATGCTTGCCAAGAGCCCTGAGGACAGGCCAAGGCTGGATGATATCCTACACCACGACTTCTTCAGCCAG GGTTTCACCCCAGAAAGATTGTCTGTCAGCTGCTGTCACACAGCTCCAGACCTCCAGCACACCAGCCCTGCCAGAAGCTTCTTCAAGAAGGCTGCAGCCGCTCTGTTTGGTGGCAAGAAGGACAAAGCCAAGTACTTTGAAACACTAA ATAAACTGACAAAAGAGGAAGAGGACATCCACAGACTGCGGAATGACCTCAGGAAGGCCTCAATCAGCAATCAGCCTTGCAGGCAAGCTGCTGAG GACAGTAAGCCACCATTACCATCTACTGGGAAGCCAGTCGTCACTGCCAAGGAAGGAGGCAACAAGCAGCAGATCCGTGACACCATCCGAATGATTGTCCGAGGCACGCTGGGCAGCTGCAGCAGTAGCAGTGAAT GCTTGGAGGACAGCACGATGGGTACTGTAGCAGACACTGTTGCCAGAGTACTCCGAGGCTGTCTGGAGAACATGCCAGAAG CTAATGACATTTCAAAAGAGAGCCTAAACTGCAGCTTCCAGTGGGTGACTAAATGGGTAGACTACTCCAATAAGTATGGCTTTGGTTATCAGCTGTCTGACCACACAGTCGGTGTCCTTTTCAACAACGGCACCCATATGAGCCTGCTGTCCGATAAGAA GACTGTTCATTACTATGCAGAGCTGGGTCAGTGTACAGTCTTCTCTACCAGTGAGGCCCCAGAGCAGTTTGTCAGCCAGGTCACTGTCCTCAAGTACTTTGCACATTACATGGAAGAAAATCTTATGGAT GGTGGTGATTTGCCCAACGTGCTTGATGTCAGCAAACCAAGGCTGTATCTCCTACAGTGGCTCAAGTCAGATCGTGCACTCATGATGCTCTTCAATGATGGCACTTTTCAG GTGAACTTCTACCACGATCACACCAAGATCATCTTGTGCAGCCAGAATGAGGAGTACCTGCTGACGTACATCAACGAGGAGCGTGTGTCCACCACGCTACGTCTCAGCACCCTACTTTGCTGTGGATGCTCCTCGGACCTGCGGAGCCGCATGGAGTACGCGCTCAACATGCTGCTCCAGAGGTGCAACTGA